In Amycolatopsis jiangsuensis, the following proteins share a genomic window:
- a CDS encoding SDR family NAD(P)-dependent oxidoreductase, with protein MPAIPLTANSTVGDWLDHPEGGVLLRELLAENGAGIQVLDPARGLPLRQLAELSGGRLPAEVVDRLVRQVNGGRVPDEDMVAGWRERIVADRFTGRTVVVTGAASGIGRATAARIAREGGRVVAVDLAADGLAALAERTGAEPVPVDLTDPGAAERIAEAAGDQVDGLANVAGISDDFSPAHEVSDEMWRRIFAVNVDATLRLTRAVVPAMLEAGRGSVVNVASEAALRGSAAGVAYTASKHAVVGITRSCAFMYGPRGLRFNAVAPGGVATGIAGDFRPDGSGYERLQPFHRLMPPIATPEQLAASITFLLSDDGVNLNGAILPSDGGWSVQ; from the coding sequence ATGCCTGCCATCCCGCTGACCGCGAACAGCACGGTGGGGGACTGGCTCGACCATCCCGAGGGTGGCGTCCTGCTGCGTGAGCTGCTGGCGGAGAACGGGGCCGGTATCCAGGTGCTCGATCCGGCCCGCGGGCTACCGCTGCGGCAGCTGGCCGAGCTGAGCGGGGGCCGGCTGCCCGCGGAAGTGGTGGACCGCCTCGTGCGGCAGGTCAACGGCGGGCGGGTGCCGGACGAGGACATGGTGGCGGGATGGCGCGAACGGATCGTCGCGGACCGCTTCACCGGCCGGACGGTCGTGGTGACCGGGGCGGCGTCCGGGATCGGCCGGGCCACCGCGGCGCGGATCGCGCGGGAGGGCGGCCGGGTCGTCGCGGTCGACCTCGCGGCGGACGGGCTCGCCGCGCTCGCCGAGCGGACCGGCGCGGAACCGGTGCCGGTGGACCTCACCGATCCCGGCGCCGCCGAACGGATCGCGGAGGCGGCCGGCGACCAGGTGGACGGGCTGGCCAACGTCGCGGGCATCTCCGACGACTTCTCCCCGGCACACGAGGTCAGCGACGAGATGTGGCGGCGGATCTTCGCGGTGAACGTGGACGCGACCCTGCGGCTGACCCGGGCGGTGGTGCCGGCGATGCTCGAGGCCGGTCGCGGGTCGGTGGTGAACGTGGCGTCCGAGGCGGCGTTGCGCGGCTCGGCGGCCGGAGTCGCCTACACCGCCTCGAAACACGCGGTCGTCGGGATCACCCGGAGCTGCGCGTTCATGTACGGACCGCGCGGGCTCCGATTCAACGCGGTCGCTCCCGGCGGGGTGGCGACCGGGATCGCGGGCGACTTCCGGCCGGATGGCTCCGGCTACGAGCGGCTCCAGCCGTTCCACCGGCTCATGCCGCCGATCGCGACGCCGGAGCAGCTCGCCGCGTCGATCACGTTCCTGCTGAGTGACGACGGCGTGAACCTCAACGGGGCGATCCTGCCGTCGGACGGGGGCTGGTCGGTGCAGTGA
- a CDS encoding glycosyltransferase family 2 protein, translating into MTGARHAASVVLCCYTEDRWDDLVEAVKSVGGQTLPPAELVVVVDHNPALLRRAAEAFEAPGVRVLENHRRAGLSGARNTGYRAAVGEIVAFLDDDAAADSWWLEEMLAPYADPAVAAVGGRAIPAWPDDAPPRWLPPELYWIVGCGYTGQPESRAEVRNLMGCAMSFRRKHLEALGGFTESVGRTAALPLGCEETELCIRLRQRVPGAKVVLEPAATVRHRVTRGRTAREYIRHRSWAEGISKAAVSRLVGEQDALETERSYLRAVLPKAVLRELRRGNLAGARGIFVATAAAGAGYVRGRLRRGENETQPSPIPVHTVDLAGGSEVDWPGEAAALVRAGEVVLGSVRRPEDAAGLRERLAELSADRPPRPERLPRVSVVLATAGRPDDVRRCVHSVLATGYPDLEILVVDNVADGPRGPLRELATTDERIRLLHEPVPGAGRARNRGAQAATGTVLAFTDDDTVVDRGWLAELAAELAQPDTPCVTGLVAPLRLDTPAQVWFEAFGGFGKGYRRQAFTADAHRLQSPGRFGSGNNMAWRREDFLALGGFDERLGPGRRTKSGEDLDLYLRLVGSGKRVVYTPHAVVRHEHRGTEEELLRQLRGYGTGLAAMYLLHAARPGGLRELALAVPRGLPRLLGRKSEQSTESAGVPRRLVIEQLKGTVSAPLALLRERAR; encoded by the coding sequence ATGACCGGAGCACGGCACGCGGCGTCGGTGGTGCTCTGCTGCTACACCGAGGACCGCTGGGACGACCTCGTGGAGGCGGTGAAGTCGGTGGGCGGCCAGACCCTCCCGCCGGCCGAGCTGGTCGTGGTGGTGGACCACAATCCGGCGCTGCTGCGGCGGGCTGCCGAAGCCTTCGAGGCGCCGGGCGTGCGGGTACTGGAAAACCACCGCAGGGCCGGGCTTTCCGGGGCGCGCAACACCGGGTACCGGGCCGCGGTGGGGGAGATCGTGGCTTTCCTCGACGACGACGCCGCGGCCGATTCCTGGTGGCTGGAGGAAATGCTGGCGCCCTACGCGGATCCGGCCGTCGCCGCGGTCGGCGGGCGGGCGATCCCGGCGTGGCCGGATGACGCGCCGCCGCGGTGGCTTCCGCCGGAGCTCTACTGGATCGTCGGCTGCGGGTACACCGGGCAGCCGGAAAGCCGCGCCGAGGTGCGGAATCTGATGGGCTGCGCGATGTCGTTCCGCCGCAAACACCTCGAGGCCCTCGGCGGGTTCACCGAGAGTGTGGGACGGACCGCGGCACTTCCGCTGGGGTGCGAGGAGACCGAACTGTGCATCCGGCTGCGGCAGCGGGTACCGGGCGCGAAGGTGGTCCTGGAGCCGGCCGCGACGGTGCGGCACCGGGTCACCCGCGGCCGCACCGCGCGCGAGTACATCCGGCATCGCAGCTGGGCGGAAGGGATCTCGAAGGCGGCGGTCTCCCGGCTCGTGGGTGAACAGGACGCACTGGAGACGGAGCGCTCGTACCTGCGTGCGGTACTGCCGAAAGCAGTTCTGCGCGAACTGCGGCGGGGGAATCTCGCCGGTGCCAGAGGAATCTTCGTCGCCACCGCAGCTGCCGGGGCCGGATACGTGAGGGGCCGGCTTCGCCGCGGTGAGAACGAAACGCAGCCGTCCCCGATCCCGGTGCACACAGTGGACCTGGCCGGCGGGTCCGAAGTGGACTGGCCGGGTGAGGCCGCGGCGCTCGTGCGGGCCGGTGAGGTGGTGCTCGGTTCGGTACGCCGTCCCGAGGACGCCGCCGGACTGCGTGAGCGGCTGGCCGAGCTGTCCGCGGACCGGCCACCGCGGCCGGAGCGGCTGCCCCGGGTCAGCGTGGTGCTCGCGACCGCGGGCCGGCCCGACGACGTCCGGCGGTGCGTGCACAGCGTGCTGGCCACCGGTTATCCGGACCTGGAGATTCTGGTGGTGGACAACGTCGCCGACGGGCCGCGCGGTCCGCTGCGGGAACTGGCCACCACCGACGAGCGGATCCGGCTGCTGCACGAACCGGTGCCGGGGGCCGGCCGGGCCCGCAACCGGGGCGCACAGGCGGCGACCGGCACCGTGCTGGCCTTCACCGACGACGACACAGTGGTGGACCGGGGCTGGCTCGCCGAACTGGCCGCGGAGCTGGCGCAGCCGGACACCCCGTGCGTCACCGGGCTCGTCGCCCCGCTGCGGCTGGACACGCCAGCGCAGGTGTGGTTCGAGGCGTTCGGCGGATTCGGCAAGGGCTACCGGCGGCAGGCGTTCACCGCGGACGCGCACCGGCTGCAGTCGCCAGGGCGGTTCGGCTCGGGCAACAACATGGCCTGGCGCCGCGAGGATTTCCTGGCACTCGGTGGGTTCGACGAACGGCTTGGCCCCGGCAGGCGCACGAAGTCCGGGGAAGATCTCGACCTCTACCTCCGGCTGGTCGGCTCCGGCAAGCGCGTGGTGTACACCCCGCACGCCGTGGTGCGGCACGAACACCGTGGCACCGAAGAGGAACTGCTCCGGCAGCTGCGTGGATACGGCACCGGGCTCGCGGCCATGTATCTCCTCCACGCCGCCCGCCCTGGCGGCCTTCGCGAGCTGGCCCTCGCCGTGCCCCGCGGGCTGCCCCGGTTGCTGGGCCGGAAATCCGAGCAGAGCACGGAGTCCGCCGGCGTGCCGCGCCGGCTGGTCATCGAGCAGCTGAAGGGCACCGTCTCCGCTCCGCTGGCTTTGCTGCGGGAGCGCGCCCGGTGA
- a CDS encoding MaoC family dehydratase: MRTFSDLADLAAAVGEHLGESEWHPITQEQVQRFADATGDHQWIHLDAERAANGPFGTTIAHGFLTLSLIPMFGPEIYRVEGLTMGVNYGLNKVRFPQPVKVGARVRGGADLIEVTDVPGGKQAVVRWTIEIEGEAKPACVAEMVSRMIA, translated from the coding sequence ATGCGCACGTTCTCCGATCTCGCCGACCTCGCCGCCGCGGTCGGCGAGCACCTCGGCGAAAGCGAATGGCACCCGATCACCCAGGAGCAGGTGCAGCGGTTCGCCGACGCGACCGGTGACCACCAGTGGATCCATCTCGACGCGGAGCGGGCCGCGAACGGCCCGTTCGGCACCACGATCGCGCACGGTTTCCTCACCCTGTCGCTGATCCCGATGTTCGGCCCGGAGATCTACCGGGTCGAGGGCCTGACGATGGGCGTCAACTACGGCCTCAACAAGGTGCGCTTCCCGCAGCCGGTGAAGGTCGGCGCCCGGGTCCGCGGCGGCGCCGACCTGATCGAGGTCACCGACGTGCCCGGTGGCAAGCAGGCCGTGGTGCGCTGGACGATCGAGATCGAGGGCGAGGCCAAACCGGCCTGCGTGGCCGAAATGGTCTCCCGGATGATCGCCTGA
- a CDS encoding TetR/AcrR family transcriptional regulator — protein sequence MNAAKPLRADARRNREALLVKAREVFDAGKFFDLRFDDFAGLAGVGVGTLYRHFPTREALAEAVYQGEIDALCERARLLRATAPADEALTNFLREMVEHIDAHQGLARTLATLMAHGSGARDDGSRALEQAVTELVAAAVREGAVRDDVGAGAVMMVLHGIGAAHDRPGWRAEADGVITLVLDGLRRPR from the coding sequence ATGAACGCCGCCAAGCCGCTGCGTGCCGATGCCCGGCGCAATCGCGAGGCCCTGCTCGTCAAGGCCCGGGAGGTCTTCGACGCCGGGAAGTTCTTCGACCTGCGCTTCGACGATTTCGCCGGCCTGGCCGGCGTGGGCGTCGGCACGCTGTATCGCCATTTCCCCACCCGGGAGGCGCTGGCCGAGGCGGTCTACCAGGGCGAGATCGACGCACTGTGCGAGCGTGCCCGTCTGCTGCGGGCGACCGCACCCGCTGACGAGGCCTTGACGAACTTCCTGCGTGAAATGGTCGAGCACATCGACGCCCACCAGGGCCTCGCCCGGACGTTGGCGACGCTCATGGCCCACGGCTCGGGTGCGCGTGACGACGGCAGTCGCGCGCTGGAGCAGGCCGTCACCGAGTTGGTGGCCGCCGCCGTGCGGGAGGGAGCTGTCCGCGACGACGTCGGAGCCGGTGCCGTGATGATGGTGCTGCACGGGATCGGCGCGGCCCACGACCGCCCCGGCTGGCGGGCCGAGGCCGACGGTGTCATCACCCTCGTGCTGGACGGGCTGCGCCGACCGCGGTGA
- the fabG gene encoding 3-oxoacyl-ACP reductase FabG translates to MSDSPSRVAIVTGAGRGIGAAVARRLAADGFAVGLLDLDEAGVRQGAEAIVAEGGRAVGVPLDVSDAEQVDAAVTRVAEELGAPTVLVNNAGITRDNLLFKMTEQDWDSVLTVHLRGSFLMTRAVQKYQTEQKWGRIVNLSSTSALGNRGQVNYSAAKAGMQGFTKTLAIELGKFGVTANAIAPGFIATDMTAATAQRLGVDFEDFKKASAAQIPVQRVGTPDDIANVASFLVSEGAGFVSGQVIYVAGGPKD, encoded by the coding sequence GTGAGCGATTCCCCTTCCCGCGTGGCCATCGTGACCGGGGCCGGCCGTGGCATCGGTGCCGCGGTCGCCCGCCGTCTCGCCGCCGACGGGTTCGCCGTCGGGCTGCTGGACCTCGACGAGGCGGGAGTACGCCAGGGTGCCGAGGCGATCGTCGCCGAGGGCGGGCGCGCGGTGGGTGTGCCACTCGACGTGAGCGACGCCGAGCAGGTGGACGCCGCCGTGACCCGGGTGGCCGAGGAACTCGGCGCCCCGACCGTGCTGGTGAACAACGCCGGCATCACGCGGGACAACCTGCTGTTCAAGATGACCGAGCAGGACTGGGACTCGGTGCTGACGGTGCACCTGCGCGGCTCGTTCCTGATGACCCGCGCGGTGCAGAAGTACCAGACCGAGCAGAAGTGGGGCCGGATCGTCAACCTGTCCAGCACCTCGGCGCTGGGCAACCGCGGGCAGGTCAACTACTCCGCGGCCAAGGCGGGCATGCAGGGCTTCACCAAGACGCTGGCCATCGAGCTCGGCAAGTTCGGCGTCACCGCGAACGCGATCGCGCCCGGGTTCATCGCCACCGACATGACCGCGGCCACCGCGCAGCGGCTCGGCGTGGACTTCGAGGACTTCAAGAAGGCCTCGGCGGCGCAGATCCCGGTGCAGCGCGTGGGTACCCCGGACGACATCGCGAACGTGGCGTCCTTCCTCGTCAGCGAGGGCGCGGGCTTCGTGTCCGGACAGGTCATCTACGTGGCCGGCGGACCGAAGGACTGA
- a CDS encoding polysaccharide pyruvyl transferase family protein, which yields MTTSPARLLYVGWTGQGNLGDDAIADALLPRLTGVESWHVPHDPAAFARRAFDGGIRGSGARAVLVGGGTVVGRRNWRLLLTATGLVLARRRPWHLIGIGVEDPAFQGRNSFSGGGELGRWPRLLERFERVTVRGPRSAALLADAGVPAEVVGDPALLHEAAAVTPRDRLLGLNLGFGDDLWGHDHERVVDAVADLVRGAAADGWRARFLVINPKDEPLARAALHRSGVDGEIRTTLTVPDYLAAVGDCTVLVAERLHALVLGAVAAVPLVGLEYQPKCADFLASIGADDASVRTDVVTAGRLRGHVDALAGERDAQSQRVRGRVEDLRGRLHTELDRIRAGAAVGAR from the coding sequence ATGACCACTTCACCCGCCCGGCTGCTCTACGTCGGCTGGACCGGGCAGGGCAATCTCGGTGACGACGCGATCGCCGACGCGCTCCTGCCGCGGCTGACCGGCGTCGAGTCTTGGCACGTGCCGCACGATCCGGCCGCGTTCGCCCGCCGCGCCTTCGACGGCGGAATCCGCGGTTCGGGCGCGCGAGCGGTTCTCGTCGGCGGCGGCACGGTCGTCGGACGGCGCAACTGGCGGCTGCTGCTCACCGCGACCGGGCTCGTGCTGGCGCGGCGCAGGCCGTGGCACCTGATCGGCATCGGCGTCGAGGATCCCGCTTTCCAGGGCCGGAACTCCTTCTCCGGCGGCGGAGAGCTCGGGCGCTGGCCCCGGCTGCTGGAACGGTTCGAGCGGGTCACCGTCCGCGGTCCGCGTTCGGCCGCGCTGCTGGCCGACGCCGGCGTGCCCGCGGAGGTCGTGGGCGATCCCGCCCTGCTGCACGAAGCCGCCGCGGTCACCCCGCGGGACCGTCTCCTCGGACTGAACCTCGGGTTCGGCGACGACCTGTGGGGGCACGACCACGAGCGGGTCGTCGACGCCGTCGCGGACCTCGTCCGAGGCGCCGCGGCCGACGGGTGGCGAGCGCGGTTCCTCGTGATCAACCCGAAGGACGAGCCGCTCGCCCGCGCCGCGCTGCACCGGTCCGGTGTGGACGGAGAGATCCGCACGACCCTGACCGTGCCGGACTACCTGGCCGCGGTGGGAGACTGCACGGTGCTGGTCGCGGAACGGCTGCACGCGCTCGTCCTGGGCGCGGTCGCCGCGGTGCCGCTCGTGGGCTTGGAGTACCAGCCCAAATGCGCGGACTTCCTCGCCTCGATCGGCGCGGACGACGCGTCGGTGCGCACGGACGTGGTGACCGCGGGCCGGTTGCGCGGCCACGTCGACGCACTCGCCGGCGAGCGGGACGCGCAGTCACAGCGGGTGCGGGGCCGGGTCGAGGACCTGCGCGGCCGGCTGCACACCGAACTGGACCGGATCCGCGCGGGCGCCGCGGTGGGTGCGCGATGA
- a CDS encoding glycosyltransferase family 2 protein yields MRTPDPRITLVIPVLNEARNLEVVLPALPPVHQIIVVDGNSADDSVAVARRFLPEADVLTQTRRGKGNALACGFERVTGDIVIMVDADGSAAPEEIPAFVETLVAGADFAKGTRFTAGGGSDDITLLRRAGNAVLSGLTNLLLRTRFTDLCYGYNAFWADVVPSLGLPEPAGTEPRWGDGFEVETLINCRVALAGLKIAEVPSFERDRIYGTSNLDTFRDGLRVLRVIFRETARSRRKRRRGEAAVSGVDRVVRP; encoded by the coding sequence ATGCGTACTCCCGATCCCCGCATCACCCTGGTCATACCCGTGCTCAACGAGGCGAGAAACCTCGAGGTGGTGCTGCCGGCCCTGCCGCCGGTGCACCAGATCATCGTCGTGGACGGCAATTCGGCCGACGATTCGGTCGCGGTCGCCCGGCGGTTCCTGCCGGAAGCCGACGTGCTCACCCAGACCCGGCGCGGCAAGGGCAACGCGCTCGCCTGCGGGTTCGAACGGGTGACCGGCGACATCGTGATCATGGTGGACGCGGACGGGTCCGCGGCACCGGAGGAGATCCCGGCGTTCGTGGAAACCCTGGTGGCCGGCGCGGACTTCGCCAAAGGCACCCGGTTCACGGCCGGCGGTGGCAGCGACGACATCACGCTGCTGCGCCGCGCCGGCAACGCTGTCCTCAGTGGACTGACGAATCTGCTGCTGCGCACCAGGTTCACCGACCTGTGCTATGGCTACAACGCGTTCTGGGCCGATGTGGTTCCCTCGCTCGGGCTTCCGGAGCCCGCCGGCACGGAGCCGCGCTGGGGGGACGGGTTCGAGGTCGAGACGCTGATCAACTGCCGCGTCGCGCTCGCCGGGCTGAAGATCGCCGAGGTGCCGAGCTTCGAGCGCGACCGGATCTACGGAACCAGCAACCTCGACACCTTCCGCGACGGGCTGCGGGTCCTGCGGGTGATTTTCCGCGAAACGGCGCGGTCCCGGCGCAAGCGCCGCCGTGGCGAGGCCGCGGTGTCCGGTGTGGACCGTGTGGTGCGCCCATGA
- a CDS encoding DUF998 domain-containing protein, with protein MTTVAGDRRPALFAFAGVAALAGGAALVLLLQLIPPTDEISVLRRTISEYGLSANKWVFDLAVALVAAGSAVTLAVLWLQRRLPWIAAVFGALWTIGLLVVVAFPKTDWTSVTASGTGGTLHRIASIVAFVCLPLAVLTAARAVFPDSPRRRFAARLFAVLSLAWFAVLLGAVAVAALTDQRWWVLIPLGLVERGLALTELVALAALALPSRVTAPTSPRPTAGSPR; from the coding sequence ATGACCACTGTGGCCGGGGACCGCCGTCCCGCTCTGTTCGCCTTCGCCGGGGTCGCCGCGCTCGCCGGGGGTGCCGCGCTGGTCCTGCTGCTGCAGCTGATCCCGCCGACCGACGAGATCAGCGTGCTGCGGCGGACGATCAGCGAATACGGCCTCTCGGCGAACAAATGGGTGTTCGATCTCGCGGTGGCCCTGGTCGCGGCCGGGTCCGCGGTCACGCTGGCAGTGCTGTGGCTGCAGCGGCGGCTGCCGTGGATCGCGGCCGTGTTCGGTGCGCTGTGGACGATCGGGCTGCTGGTGGTCGTCGCCTTCCCGAAGACCGACTGGACCAGCGTCACCGCGTCCGGCACGGGCGGCACTCTGCACCGGATCGCCAGCATCGTGGCCTTCGTGTGCCTTCCGCTGGCCGTGCTCACCGCGGCCCGCGCGGTGTTTCCCGATTCCCCGCGCCGGCGCTTCGCCGCCCGCCTGTTCGCCGTGCTTTCCCTGGCCTGGTTCGCGGTACTGCTCGGCGCCGTCGCGGTCGCGGCGCTCACCGATCAGCGCTGGTGGGTGCTCATCCCGCTCGGGCTCGTCGAGCGCGGCCTGGCGCTGACCGAACTGGTCGCGCTCGCCGCCCTCGCCTTGCCCTCCCGGGTCACTGCACCGACCAGCCCCCGTCCGACGGCAGGATCGCCCCGTTGA
- a CDS encoding acyltransferase, whose protein sequence is MSGLAGRLLRELRVELGFLTRRALLNVVAASTFTPRPLRWALYRACGMAVRTPNVFPGLQIAGRPGNLDVGTGTFVNTGCFFELVAEVSIGRDCQLGMQTMVVTSHHEAAGGEVSRRPVGRPVRIGDRVWTGARVTVLPGVRIADDVVLAAGAVVTRDCPEPGLYAGVPARLVRSAAPVGAP, encoded by the coding sequence ATGAGCGGGCTGGCCGGGCGGCTGCTGCGGGAACTGCGGGTGGAGCTCGGATTCCTGACCCGGCGGGCGCTGCTGAACGTCGTCGCGGCGAGCACGTTCACCCCGCGGCCGCTGCGGTGGGCGCTGTACCGGGCGTGCGGGATGGCCGTGCGTACGCCGAACGTGTTCCCCGGGCTGCAGATCGCGGGCCGGCCGGGCAACCTGGACGTCGGGACCGGCACGTTCGTCAACACCGGGTGTTTCTTCGAGCTGGTCGCGGAGGTCTCCATCGGCAGGGACTGCCAGCTGGGCATGCAGACCATGGTCGTCACGTCGCACCACGAAGCGGCAGGCGGCGAGGTCTCGCGGCGTCCGGTCGGGCGGCCGGTGCGCATCGGCGACCGGGTGTGGACCGGAGCCAGGGTGACGGTGCTGCCCGGGGTGCGGATCGCGGACGACGTGGTGCTCGCCGCCGGCGCGGTCGTCACGAGGGACTGTCCCGAACCGGGTCTGTACGCCGGGGTGCCGGCCCGGCTGGTGCGCTCCGCCGCCCCGGTGGGTGCGCCGTGA
- a CDS encoding J domain-containing protein, which produces MPDYYAVLGVGKTASATEIKAAYRRLAKARHPDAGGSVGTFQLLHEAYDTLGDPVRRARYDSAAVTVPRPRPRRRFGEEPGYVPEPPGLDPEDLAWWAFGGADRRMRHGRRRAPGHTPVVAAVAGLVLVLLPLLAGLEFTPPVLIVWLTLTAGTAVLVQRLARGFLGARRARQKFAEEFGGAAVFGSPGTEADELAERLTADLLQRYLTRLPGARVFHGLSWPGSVFADVDHAVLCGRRLVLVESKQWLPGHYETTRDGRLLRNGRPFRGGGSRLAESLERYRDLLPGVAVRGAMILYPSRDGGLTTAEPDGEPAPPMTPELFLHEIGGWLAAEPSTVDHHALRTLRDRVTGTGRAA; this is translated from the coding sequence CTACCGCAGGCTGGCCAAGGCGCGGCATCCGGACGCCGGCGGCAGTGTCGGCACGTTCCAGCTGCTGCACGAGGCCTACGACACCCTCGGCGATCCGGTCCGCCGCGCGCGGTACGACTCGGCCGCGGTCACCGTGCCACGGCCACGGCCGCGGCGGCGGTTCGGCGAGGAACCCGGGTACGTTCCGGAGCCGCCGGGGCTGGACCCCGAGGACCTGGCCTGGTGGGCGTTCGGCGGTGCGGACCGGCGGATGCGCCACGGCCGGCGGCGCGCGCCGGGGCACACCCCGGTCGTGGCCGCGGTCGCCGGGCTGGTCCTGGTGCTGCTGCCGCTGCTGGCGGGGCTGGAGTTCACCCCTCCGGTGCTGATCGTGTGGCTGACGCTGACCGCGGGCACCGCGGTGCTGGTGCAGCGGCTGGCCCGTGGCTTCCTCGGCGCCCGCCGTGCCCGGCAGAAGTTCGCCGAGGAGTTCGGCGGCGCCGCGGTGTTCGGCAGCCCCGGTACCGAGGCCGACGAGCTGGCCGAACGGCTCACCGCGGACCTGCTGCAGCGCTACCTGACCCGGCTGCCCGGCGCCCGCGTCTTCCACGGCCTGTCCTGGCCGGGGTCGGTGTTCGCGGACGTGGACCACGCGGTGCTGTGCGGGCGGCGGCTGGTGCTGGTCGAATCGAAGCAGTGGCTGCCAGGGCACTACGAGACCACGCGCGACGGACGGCTGCTGCGCAACGGGCGGCCGTTCCGCGGCGGCGGCAGCCGGCTCGCGGAAAGCCTCGAGCGCTACCGCGACCTGCTGCCCGGTGTGGCGGTGCGCGGCGCGATGATCCTCTACCCCAGCCGCGACGGCGGCCTGACCACGGCCGAGCCGGACGGCGAACCCGCCCCGCCCATGACACCCGAGCTGTTCCTGCACGAGATCGGCGGCTGGCTCGCCGCCGAACCGTCCACTGTGGACCACCACGCGCTGCGGACACTGCGGGACCGGGTGACCGGCACCGGCCGGGCGGCCTGA
- a CDS encoding glycoside hydrolase family 16 protein: MTNRTRRAAVAAVAGLLLGAQIGAAGAEDREPDTHARKLVAQDEFTGNRLDTSKWSPYDAKSSNGISQWTPDEIGVGGGELRINGHGKDPSGKGNRSGALCWCRGAGDQAYGLWMVRARFDAGKGYGVAMLLWPQSNHWPEDGELDMVESARPERNTALASVHWGSLPNGQRDSGKLWGDYTQWHTYAVDWQPGFVKYSIDGQTVYDTRYSTKNPGIPKNPMHLVIQQEPGPFGAPGWIPAPDESTPDQVTTHVDWVRMYE; this comes from the coding sequence ATGACGAACCGGACGAGGCGTGCCGCCGTGGCCGCCGTGGCCGGGCTCCTGCTCGGCGCGCAGATCGGTGCGGCGGGGGCGGAAGACCGGGAGCCGGACACGCACGCTCGCAAGCTGGTCGCCCAGGACGAGTTCACCGGAAACCGGCTCGACACGTCGAAGTGGTCGCCCTACGACGCGAAGTCCTCCAACGGCATCTCGCAGTGGACCCCGGACGAGATCGGCGTCGGCGGCGGAGAACTGCGGATCAACGGGCACGGCAAGGACCCGTCCGGCAAGGGAAATCGCTCCGGCGCGCTCTGCTGGTGCCGCGGGGCCGGTGACCAGGCCTACGGGCTCTGGATGGTCCGTGCCCGGTTCGACGCGGGCAAGGGCTACGGCGTCGCGATGCTGCTGTGGCCGCAGTCGAACCACTGGCCCGAGGACGGCGAGCTGGACATGGTGGAAAGCGCCCGGCCGGAACGCAACACCGCGCTCGCCTCCGTGCACTGGGGTTCGCTGCCGAACGGCCAGCGCGACAGCGGCAAACTCTGGGGCGACTACACGCAGTGGCACACCTACGCCGTGGACTGGCAGCCCGGGTTCGTCAAGTACTCGATCGACGGACAGACCGTGTACGACACCCGCTACAGCACGAAGAACCCTGGCATCCCGAAGAATCCGATGCACCTGGTCATCCAGCAGGAACCCGGCCCGTTCGGCGCGCCCGGCTGGATCCCTGCGCCGGACGAGTCGACCCCGGACCAGGTCACCACGCACGTCGACTGGGTCCGGATGTACGAATGA